From the Prochlorococcus marinus CUG1416 genome, the window ATTTAGGTTTTCTAATACCAAATGGTTCTCTCTTTATAACAGGAAGAGCCAAGGATACAATAGTGCTATCAAGTGGTGAAAATATAGAACCGAATCCGCTAGAGACCGAAATCCTTAGTTCTGAATTTATTAATCAGATTCAACTAGTAGGTCAAGATAAGAAATGTTTGACAGCCCTTGTAGTGCCTAATTTTGAATTGGTTAAAAACAAGTTTTTGGAAGAAGACCTTTCAAAATTAAACCTGAATAAGAATATTGGTACATTTTTTAAATCACAAATTAATAATTTGCTTAAAAGTCGATTAGGAGCAAGATTAGAAGAACAAATATTAGATTGTTATTTTGTGGATGCCTTTACTTTAGAAAATGGTTTGTTAACACAAACTCTTAAACAAAAAAGAAAAGAAATAGAAAAAAAGTATTCATTACAAATAGAAAATATGTATGAAAACAAATTTAGTAAGAAAATTTGATTTGTTCTATCTATATTGAAAAGGTAATTTAATTTTTTATGGAAACAAAAAACTCAATATCTATAAAGCGCTCAATAGCTATTAAAGCTGTAGTTACACCAACTTGGAAGGAAGATGCTGAAAAAGAATTAAGCAAAGCAATTTCAAACATTGATCAGCAATTATCTCAACTTGAGCAAGAGGGGCAGCAAATAGTAAATAATATTAGATCCCAATCGGTTAATCCTCTAGATCCAAGAGTTCAAGAACAGGTTAGTCAGGTGCAACAACAAGTCGCCGCAAAACGAAATGAAATTGAAGAACAAAAAAGAAATCTACTGCAACAACAGGGTCAAGTTCGCGAATTAAAAATGGACGAAATTGTTGATCAAGGGCAAGTGGATAGTTTCTGTGATGTCACTGTGGGCGACAATCTTATTGAAAAAATGCAGGTCTCGATTACGGTTAAAGATGGAGTTATTCAATCTATAGATAATAATTAAAGAAAAGATTTAGTATTCTTGATAAAAATAAGTAAATCTTAATTGCGAAAAGTTTTGAATTCTAATCAATCTAAATTATTACTTTCTTAAGTTTTAAGAGTTCCCACTGTGAACATGATTTCGTATAATTAGACCAAGAGTTAAAAGGGTCCTTAATTATAAAAACTTTTGAAAGTTTGGTAAAAATCCCTTGAAACTTATGCAATAACGATTTTCTTATGTCTCACGAAATATTCATGCCTGCCTTGAGTTCTACTATGACGGAGGGCAAGATTGTGGAATGGTTGAAAAATCCGGGAGATAAGGTTGAAAGAGGCGAATCTGTCTTGGTTGTTGAATCTGATAAGGCAGATATGGATGTTGAATCTTTCCAAGATGGATATCTTGCAGCAGTTTTAATGCCTGCCGGCAGCACTGCTCCTGTTGGAGAAACTATTGGTCTCATTGTAGAAAATGAGGATGAAATAGCTTCTGTTCAAGAACAAAATAAAGGAAATCAACCCGAAGTCTCTACTTCAGACCAACTGGAATTGGTAAGCAATAAAACTGAAGAAAAACCATTAGTCCAGACTGAAAATATCAAAAAAGAAGCACAGGAAGTCGTCTTAAAGAGTGAAAAGCCTGTACCATCTTTTAATAGCGATCAAATTAATGCCGCTACAAGTAATGTTTCTTCGAGGATAATTGCATCTCCAAGAGCTAAAAAACTAGCCTCTCAAATGGGTGTTGATTTAGCAAAGGTTCATGGATCTGGCCCTCACGGAAGGATTCAAGCCGATGATATTTTAAAAGCTAATGGCCAATCTGTCTCTATACCATGGATAGGAGAAGGTGCTTCTCCTGCAAGTATACCTGTTTCAAATTTGGGAGTTGAAAGTAAACCAGAAACTTCAGGAAATAGTTTTGGTAATCCTGGAGAAACAGTTCAATTTAATACTCTTCAAAAAGCGGTAAATAAAAATATGGAATCTAGTTTAGATGTTCCATGTTTTAGGGTTGGATACTCTATCAATACAGATAAATTAGATAATTTCTACAAAAAGGTAAAACAGAATGGAGTAACTATGACTGCTTTACTAGTAAAGGCAGTTGCAAAGACACTTAAGAAACATCCTCAAGTTAACTCAAGTTTTTCAGAAAATGGAATTTCTTATCCAGAAAACATAAATATTGCTGTTGCTGTCGCGATGGAAGATGGTGGACTAATAACTCCAGTATTA encodes:
- a CDS encoding YlqD family protein, which gives rise to METKNSISIKRSIAIKAVVTPTWKEDAEKELSKAISNIDQQLSQLEQEGQQIVNNIRSQSVNPLDPRVQEQVSQVQQQVAAKRNEIEEQKRNLLQQQGQVRELKMDEIVDQGQVDSFCDVTVGDNLIEKMQVSITVKDGVIQSIDNN
- a CDS encoding dihydrolipoamide acetyltransferase family protein, whose translation is MSHEIFMPALSSTMTEGKIVEWLKNPGDKVERGESVLVVESDKADMDVESFQDGYLAAVLMPAGSTAPVGETIGLIVENEDEIASVQEQNKGNQPEVSTSDQLELVSNKTEEKPLVQTENIKKEAQEVVLKSEKPVPSFNSDQINAATSNVSSRIIASPRAKKLASQMGVDLAKVHGSGPHGRIQADDILKANGQSVSIPWIGEGASPASIPVSNLGVESKPETSGNSFGNPGETVQFNTLQKAVNKNMESSLDVPCFRVGYSINTDKLDNFYKKVKQNGVTMTALLVKAVAKTLKKHPQVNSSFSENGISYPENINIAVAVAMEDGGLITPVLKEPCNTDLFELSREWKDLVKRSRSKQLEPDEYSTGTFTLSNLGMFGVDRFDAILPPGTGAILAIASSKPTVVGNSDGSISVKKIMQVNLTADHRVIYGADGALFLKDLAYLIENESETLVS